Proteins encoded together in one Mugil cephalus isolate CIBA_MC_2020 chromosome 16, CIBA_Mcephalus_1.1, whole genome shotgun sequence window:
- the luc7l gene encoding putative RNA-binding protein Luc7-like 1 isoform X1 gives MSAQAQMRALLDQLMGTARDGDETRQRVKFTDERVCKSHLLNCCPHDILSGTRMDLGECTKIHDLALRADYEIASKERDLFFELDAVDHLESFIADCDRRTELAKKRLAETQEEISAEVAAKAEKVHELNEEIGKLLAKAEQLGAEGNVDEAQKVLQEVEKVRTRKKDAEEEYRNSMPASSFQQQKLRVCEVCSAYLGLHDNDRRLADHFGGKLHLGFIQIREKLDQLKKTVVDKQEKRNQERLKRREEREKEERMKRKTKSRSREHRRSRSRDRRRRRSRSTSRDRRRSRSRSRERRRRHRSRSRSRSRGHRHSHEQSSRHKSSRDRERSSRDRSRERERRDGMNGRSDRRADDRDMGDL, from the exons GAGATGAGACGCGGCAGAGGGTCAAGTTCACTGACGAGCGGGTCTGCAAAAGTCACCTTCTTAACTGCTGTCCGCATGACATCCTGTCTGGAACT CGTATGGACCTGGGGGAGTGTACAAAGATCCATGACCTGGCACTACGGGCAGATTATGAAATTGCCTCCAAGGAGAGAGATCTTTTCTTTGAGCTTGAT GCGGTGGATCACCTGGAGTCATTCATTGCTGACTGTGACCGAAGGACAGAACTAGCCAAGAAGCGTCTCGCTGAGACACAAGAAGAGATCAGCGCTGAGGTGGCAGCAAAG GCAGAGAAGGTGCACGAGCTGAATGAGGAAATTGGGAAGCTCCTTGCAAAGGCTGAGCAGCTCGGAGCTGAGggcaatgtggatgaggctcaGAAGGTTCTGCAGGAAGTGGAGAAGGTCCGCACCAGGAAGAAGGATGCAGAG GAAGAATACAGAAACTCCATGCCGGCCTCCAGCTTCCAGCAACAGAAGCTTCGGGTGTGTGAGGTGTGCTCCGCTTACCTGGGTCTCCATGACAATGACCGTCGTTTGGCCGACCATTTTGGTGGGAAGCTTCACCTGGGCTTCATCCAGATCAGAGAGAAACTGGATCAGCTAAAG AAAACTGTGGTCGACAAACAAGAGAAGAGGAACCAAGAGCGCCTAAAGAGAcgagaagagagggagaaggaggagaggatgaagaggaa GACCAAATCAAGGAGCAGAGAGCATAGAAG gtCCCGTTCTCGTGACCGCAGAAGGAGGCGCTCGCGCTCCACATCACGAGATAGGCGCCGCTCTCGCTCGCGCtccagggagaggaggaggcgccATCGCAGCCGATCCCGCTCACGCAGCCGAGGACACCGCCACAGTCACGAGCAGAGCTCCAGACACAA GTCATCCAGGGATCGAGAGCGCTCGTCCAGAGACCGGTCACGGGAGCGAGAAAGAAGGGACGGCATGAACGGCAGGTCAGACCGCAGGGCAGACGACAGGGACATGGGGGACCTCTGA
- the LOC125022049 gene encoding sodium-dependent neutral amino acid transporter B(0)AT2-like has protein sequence MEKQPLPGDDDKSGMAESGIDGYAGEECQRDPSEPAARAGWNSKLEYFLAQVGFSVGLGNVWRFPYLCHQNGGGSFLLLYVLLMLIVGIPLFFLELAAGQAIRQGSIGVWKYISPKLAGIGYSSCVVCFFVALYYNVILAWSLFYLGNSFQYPLPWQECPEQGNVTVEECEKSSPTSYFWYRKALDITDSIDETGSFNIYIVCCLLLAWTIVCLGMFRGIKTSVKVMYFSSVFPYVVLFCFLVRGLMLDGAMEGIKYMIYPKLEIWADIQVWRRAATQVFFALGLGFGSIIAYSSYNPKNNNCHRDAYTVSTINFLTSVLATMVVFAVLGFRAKNKVMECVSRNMEELQKQFQGGFVDQNFMPGFKYSNDSSVDLNDYRSWFSQYGSKVPGNLTDCDLEKEMQKGVEGTGLAFIAFTEAMTLLPGSPFWSALFFLMLLNLGLSTMFGTMEGILTPLTDCFKTVANNKTKFTIFSCIVGFLIGLLFTQRCGNYFVMMFDDYSATLPLIIVVVFETFSVSWLYGADRFLDDIEAMLGWRPPAIYKYLWKYICLLAMVGLLGATTVRMFITPPTYMSWNQETATEIYVDYPGWALAVLALLIIFAMTPVPLAFIRRVLLDRRKQTSRSAEAGQYSMVNTEETPMSDMSK, from the exons ATGGAGAAACAGCCACTGCCAGGCGATGATGACAAGTCAGGTATGGCGGAGTCGGGGATCGATGGCTACGCTGGCGAGGAATGCCAGCGGGACCCGTCTGAACCTGCAGCTCGAGCTGGGTGGAACAGCAAACTGGAGTATTTTTTGGCTCAGGTGGGATTCAGCGTCGGACTCGGCAACGTCTGGAGGTTTCCGTATTTGTGTCACCAGAATGGAGGAG GATCTTTCCTTCTGCTCTACGTGCTGCTGATGTTGATTGTGGGAATCCCCTTGTTCTTCCTGGAGCTGGCAGCGGGTCAGGCCATCCGTCAGGGGAGCATTGGAGTGTGGAAGTACATCTCTCCCAAGCTCGCAGGCATTGGCTACTCGAGCTGTGTG gtttgtttctttgtggctCTCTACTACAACGTGATCCTTGCATGGAGTCTTTTTTATCTTGGAAACTCGTTCCAGTACCCTTTACCTTGGCAAGAGTGTCCAGAACAGGGGAATGTAACGG TTGAAGAATGTGAAAAGAGCTCTCCCACGTCGTACTTTTGGTACCGCAAGGCTTTGGATATCACCGATTCGATCGATGAGACGGGCTCCTTTAACATCTACATCgtctgctgtctgctgttaGCCTGGACTATTGTGTGCCTGGGAATGTTCAGGGGTATCAAGACCTCTGTCAAG GTGATGtatttctcctctgtcttcccttACGTCGTGCTGTTCTGCTTTCTCGTCCGTGGACTTATGCTGGATGGAGCCATGGAAGGAATCAAATACATGATCTACCCTAAG TTGGAAATCTGGGCAGATATACAGGTGTGGCGGCGGGCTGCCACCCAGGTCTTCTTTGCTCTCGGGCTTGGCTTTGGGTCCATTATCGCATACTCCTCCTACAATCCCAAGAACAACAACTGCCACCGTGATGCCTACACCGTCTCCACGATTAACTTCCTCACATCTGTTCTGGCCACGATGGTGGTGTTCGCTGTGCTCGGCTTCCGTGCCAAAAACAAAGTGATGGAATGTGTGAGCAG AAACATGGAGGAGCTACAAAAGCAGTTTCAAGGTGGTTTTGTGGATCAAAACTTCATGCCAGGCTTCAAGTACTCCAATGACAGTTCAGTGGATCTAAATGACtacaggtcctggtttagtcaGTATGGAAGTAAGGTTCCTGGCAACTTAACAGACTGCGACCTGGAAAAGGAGATGCAGAAG GGTGTCGAGGGCACAGGTCTAGCTTTTATCGCCTTCACTGAGGCCATGACACTCCTGCCCGGCAGCCCTTTCTGGTCGGCACTCTTTTTCCTCATGCTGCTCAACCTGGGCCTCAGCACCATGTTCGGCACCATGGAGGGCATCCTCACCCCTCTCACCGACTGCTTCAAAACTGTGGCCAACAACAAGACCAAATTCACAA TCTTCAGCTGCATTGTCGGCTTTCTGATCGGCCTGCTCTTTACCCAGCGCTGTGGGAACTACTTCGTAATGATGTTCGATGATTACTCCGCCACTCTGCCCCTCATCATCGTGGTGGTGTTTGAGACCTTCAGTGTGTCGTGGCTTTACGGAGCTGACAG GTTCCTTGATGACATTGAGGCAATGCTCGGCTGGCGTCCCCCTGCCATTTACAAGTACTTGTGGAAATACATTTGCCTGCTGGCTATGGTGGGGCTGCTGGGAGCCACCACTGTCCGCATGTTCATCACGCCCCCCACCTACATGTCATGGAACCAGGAAACG gccACTGAGATATATGTGGACTATCCTGGCTGGGCTCTGGCTGTTTTGGCTTTACTGATCATTTTTGCCATGACGCCCGTCCCACTAGCCTTCATCCGCAGAGTTCTGCTCGACAGGAGAAAGCAGACATCCAGAAGCGCGGAGGCTGGTCAGTACAGTATGGTTAACACAGAAGAAACGCCCATGTCTGACATGTCAAAGTGA
- the luc7l gene encoding putative RNA-binding protein Luc7-like 1 isoform X2, with protein sequence MQKGDETRQRVKFTDERVCKSHLLNCCPHDILSGTRMDLGECTKIHDLALRADYEIASKERDLFFELDAVDHLESFIADCDRRTELAKKRLAETQEEISAEVAAKAEKVHELNEEIGKLLAKAEQLGAEGNVDEAQKVLQEVEKVRTRKKDAEEEYRNSMPASSFQQQKLRVCEVCSAYLGLHDNDRRLADHFGGKLHLGFIQIREKLDQLKKTVVDKQEKRNQERLKRREEREKEERMKRKTKSRSREHRRSRSRDRRRRRSRSTSRDRRRSRSRSRERRRRHRSRSRSRSRGHRHSHEQSSRHKSSRDRERSSRDRSRERERRDGMNGRSDRRADDRDMGDL encoded by the exons GAGATGAGACGCGGCAGAGGGTCAAGTTCACTGACGAGCGGGTCTGCAAAAGTCACCTTCTTAACTGCTGTCCGCATGACATCCTGTCTGGAACT CGTATGGACCTGGGGGAGTGTACAAAGATCCATGACCTGGCACTACGGGCAGATTATGAAATTGCCTCCAAGGAGAGAGATCTTTTCTTTGAGCTTGAT GCGGTGGATCACCTGGAGTCATTCATTGCTGACTGTGACCGAAGGACAGAACTAGCCAAGAAGCGTCTCGCTGAGACACAAGAAGAGATCAGCGCTGAGGTGGCAGCAAAG GCAGAGAAGGTGCACGAGCTGAATGAGGAAATTGGGAAGCTCCTTGCAAAGGCTGAGCAGCTCGGAGCTGAGggcaatgtggatgaggctcaGAAGGTTCTGCAGGAAGTGGAGAAGGTCCGCACCAGGAAGAAGGATGCAGAG GAAGAATACAGAAACTCCATGCCGGCCTCCAGCTTCCAGCAACAGAAGCTTCGGGTGTGTGAGGTGTGCTCCGCTTACCTGGGTCTCCATGACAATGACCGTCGTTTGGCCGACCATTTTGGTGGGAAGCTTCACCTGGGCTTCATCCAGATCAGAGAGAAACTGGATCAGCTAAAG AAAACTGTGGTCGACAAACAAGAGAAGAGGAACCAAGAGCGCCTAAAGAGAcgagaagagagggagaaggaggagaggatgaagaggaa GACCAAATCAAGGAGCAGAGAGCATAGAAG gtCCCGTTCTCGTGACCGCAGAAGGAGGCGCTCGCGCTCCACATCACGAGATAGGCGCCGCTCTCGCTCGCGCtccagggagaggaggaggcgccATCGCAGCCGATCCCGCTCACGCAGCCGAGGACACCGCCACAGTCACGAGCAGAGCTCCAGACACAA GTCATCCAGGGATCGAGAGCGCTCGTCCAGAGACCGGTCACGGGAGCGAGAAAGAAGGGACGGCATGAACGGCAGGTCAGACCGCAGGGCAGACGACAGGGACATGGGGGACCTCTGA
- the eps8l1b gene encoding epidermal growth factor receptor kinase substrate 8-like protein 1 isoform X2 has product MTNITRHLVTHLLTFSLQDGEVKSVEEAQARLSFLAQSNKLWSQQMYLDIGVNAIHLRDVQTQDELEKYAFEYIFRCEAIHTEKHFTSLLLLMCKGADPQPPDIHFFNCETVKAEKICGDIQRAVSGSFTRPDPLRLSQSRGEMLAPYEIPSPPILHAPNPPPPNPPPYPGPRAANGINGGADISFLRAEREVGILNHCFDDIERFMGKLQQTAEAATVLSQKKKKKKKSKKQSAEDDLLSAKARPPPEEEFIDIFQKFKYCFSLLARLKSTIANPSSEELVHHVFRPLDMMVKTTGGPALGASVSSPAMTSSAVTLLQDNLNEEERQLWTSLGPNWTLPRSQLRGPVAPYAPTFLDGWKPETLRPDGQVWEDPVESQHKHEVLRVKQEEQQQNPQHPGPPQHHIGDEMDALPPEPERVYSCSYDFIARNSSELSVQQGETLEVIESSKRWWKCRNRFNQIGFVPFNILEPMAHIDSPHTHKPPNSPVPPHLVKTFGGVPPSPPALPQAHPQSLARAPSHSPQRPRSLPPYSQHMTAAEDSDKVMLVNDELLQRLTNGKTNLNKPLVIPRSAETTVPLDYHSPPDEVAEWLRGKGFSEPTVSCLGVLTGAQLFSLNKEELRSVIPDEGARVYSQLTVQKALLEDARRATELEAVMEKQKMKVDLKLESSTL; this is encoded by the exons ATGACAAACATCACACGGCATCTTGTTACC CACCTTCTGACGTTCTCGCTCCAGGACGGGGAAGTCAAGAGTGTGGAGGAGGCCCAGGCACGCCTCTCCTTCCTGGCTCAGAGCAACAAGCTGTGGAGTCAGCAGATGTACCTGGATATCGGAGTAAACGCCATTCATCTCAGGGACGTACAAACCCAG GATGAGCTGGAGAAGTACGCTTTCGAGTACATCTTCCGCTGCGAGGCCATCCACACGGAAAAGCACTTCACGTCGCTCCTTCTCCTAATGTGTAAAGGCGCAGATCCACAGCCGCCGGACATTCACTTCTTCAACTGTGAAACTGTGAAG GCGGAGAAGATCTGTGGCGACATCCAGCGAGCGGTTTCGGGCTCCTTCACCAGACCTGATCCTCTCAG GCTCtctcagagcagaggagagatgCTCGCGCCCTACGAAATACCGAGCCCCCCCATCCTACACGCTCCGAATCCCCCACCACCCAACCCACCGCCTTACCCAGGACCCAGAG CGGCGAACGGGATCAACGGCGGAGCAGACATCTCTTTCCTGCGGGCGGAGAGAGAAGTG GGGATCCTCAACCACTGCTTCGACGACATCGAGAGATTCATGGGCAAGCTGCAGCAGACGGCGGAGGCCGCGACCGTGCTgagccagaagaagaagaaaaagaagaagagcaaaaaGCAAAGTGCagaag ACGACTTACTCAGCGCGAAGGCCCGCCCCCCACCAGAGGAAGAATTCATTGACATCTTCCAGAAGTTCAAATATTGCTTCAGTCTCTTG GCCCGCCTCAAATCAACCATCGCCAACCCTTCCTCAGAGGAGCTCGTCCACCACGTGTTCAGACCTCTGGACATG ATGGTGAAGACGACAGGGGGGCCGGCCCTCGGGGCCTCGGTGTCCAGCCCGGCCATGACCAGCTCTGCCGTCACCCTGCTGCAAGACAACctgaatgaggaggagaggcagctgTGGACGTCCCTGGGTCCCAACTGGACGCTCCCTCG CTCTCAGCTCAGAGGGCCCGTAGCGCCGTACGCCCCCACGTTCTTGGACGGCTGGAAGCCTGAAACCCTGAGGCCAGACGGGCAGGTTTGGGAGGATCCGGTCGAGTCACAGCACAAACACGAAGTCCTCCGAGTAAAACAAGAG gagcagcagcagaatccTCAGCACCCCGGCCCTCCACAACACCACATCGGCGATGAAAT GGATGCCCTCCCGCCAGAGCCCGAGAGGGTCTACAGCTGCAGCTACGACTTCATAGCCAGGAACAGCAGCGAGCTTTCGGTGCAGCAGGGGGAGACGCTTGAG GTGATTGAGTCATCCAAGCGCTGGTGGAAGTGTCGTAATCGGTTCAACCAGATTGGCTTCGTCCCTTTCAACATCCTGGAACCCATGGCTCACATAGACAGCCCTCACACGCACAAACCGCCCAAT TCTCCGGTTCCACCTCACCTCGTCAAGACTTTCGGAGGAGTCCCGCCCAGCCCACCGGCTCTGCCCCAGGCTCACCCCCAAAGTCTGGCCCGCGCCCCTTCCCACTCCCCACAGCGTCCACGCAGCTTACCGCCCTACAGCCAGCACATGACAGCCGCAGAGGACTCAGACAAAG TCATGCTGGTGAATGACGAGCTGCTCCAGAGGCTCACCAACGGAAAGACCAACCTGAACAAACCCCTGGTCATCCCCCGCTCCGCAGAGACCACCGTCCCCCTGGACTACCACTCCCCTCCAGACGAAGTGGCCGAGTGGCTCCGGGGGAAAGGCTTCAGCGAACC GACGGTGTCGTGTTTGGGAGTGCTCACGGGCGCCCAGCTCTTCTCCCTCAACAAGGAGGAGCTGCGATCCGTGATTCCAGATGAGGGTGCCAGAGTGTACAGCCAGCTCACCGTGCAGAAGGCTCTGCTGGAG GACGCCAGAAGGGCCACAGAGTTGGAGGCGGTcatggagaaacagaaaatgaaggtGGACCTGAAACTGGAGAGCAGCACATTGTGA
- the eps8l1b gene encoding epidermal growth factor receptor kinase substrate 8-like protein 1 isoform X1 gives MTNITRHLVTHLLTFSLQDGEVKSVEEAQARLSFLAQSNKLWSQQMYLDIGVNAIHLRDVQTQDELEKYAFEYIFRCEAIHTEKHFTSLLLLMCKGADPQPPDIHFFNCETVKAEKICGDIQRAVSGSFTRPDPLRLSQSRGEMLAPYEIPSPPILHAPNPPPPNPPPYPGPRAANGINGGADISFLRAEREVGILNHCFDDIERFMGKLQQTAEAATVLSQKKKKKKKSKKQSAEDDLLSAKARPPPEEEFIDIFQKFKYCFSLLARLKSTIANPSSEELVHHVFRPLDMMVKTTGGPALGASVSSPAMTSSAVTLLQDNLNEEERQLWTSLGPNWTLPRSQLRGPVAPYAPTFLDGWKPETLRPDGQVWEDPVESQHKHEVLRVKQEQEQQQNPQHPGPPQHHIGDEMDALPPEPERVYSCSYDFIARNSSELSVQQGETLEVIESSKRWWKCRNRFNQIGFVPFNILEPMAHIDSPHTHKPPNSPVPPHLVKTFGGVPPSPPALPQAHPQSLARAPSHSPQRPRSLPPYSQHMTAAEDSDKVMLVNDELLQRLTNGKTNLNKPLVIPRSAETTVPLDYHSPPDEVAEWLRGKGFSEPTVSCLGVLTGAQLFSLNKEELRSVIPDEGARVYSQLTVQKALLEDARRATELEAVMEKQKMKVDLKLESSTL, from the exons ATGACAAACATCACACGGCATCTTGTTACC CACCTTCTGACGTTCTCGCTCCAGGACGGGGAAGTCAAGAGTGTGGAGGAGGCCCAGGCACGCCTCTCCTTCCTGGCTCAGAGCAACAAGCTGTGGAGTCAGCAGATGTACCTGGATATCGGAGTAAACGCCATTCATCTCAGGGACGTACAAACCCAG GATGAGCTGGAGAAGTACGCTTTCGAGTACATCTTCCGCTGCGAGGCCATCCACACGGAAAAGCACTTCACGTCGCTCCTTCTCCTAATGTGTAAAGGCGCAGATCCACAGCCGCCGGACATTCACTTCTTCAACTGTGAAACTGTGAAG GCGGAGAAGATCTGTGGCGACATCCAGCGAGCGGTTTCGGGCTCCTTCACCAGACCTGATCCTCTCAG GCTCtctcagagcagaggagagatgCTCGCGCCCTACGAAATACCGAGCCCCCCCATCCTACACGCTCCGAATCCCCCACCACCCAACCCACCGCCTTACCCAGGACCCAGAG CGGCGAACGGGATCAACGGCGGAGCAGACATCTCTTTCCTGCGGGCGGAGAGAGAAGTG GGGATCCTCAACCACTGCTTCGACGACATCGAGAGATTCATGGGCAAGCTGCAGCAGACGGCGGAGGCCGCGACCGTGCTgagccagaagaagaagaaaaagaagaagagcaaaaaGCAAAGTGCagaag ACGACTTACTCAGCGCGAAGGCCCGCCCCCCACCAGAGGAAGAATTCATTGACATCTTCCAGAAGTTCAAATATTGCTTCAGTCTCTTG GCCCGCCTCAAATCAACCATCGCCAACCCTTCCTCAGAGGAGCTCGTCCACCACGTGTTCAGACCTCTGGACATG ATGGTGAAGACGACAGGGGGGCCGGCCCTCGGGGCCTCGGTGTCCAGCCCGGCCATGACCAGCTCTGCCGTCACCCTGCTGCAAGACAACctgaatgaggaggagaggcagctgTGGACGTCCCTGGGTCCCAACTGGACGCTCCCTCG CTCTCAGCTCAGAGGGCCCGTAGCGCCGTACGCCCCCACGTTCTTGGACGGCTGGAAGCCTGAAACCCTGAGGCCAGACGGGCAGGTTTGGGAGGATCCGGTCGAGTCACAGCACAAACACGAAGTCCTCCGAGTAAAACAAGAG caggagcagcagcagaatccTCAGCACCCCGGCCCTCCACAACACCACATCGGCGATGAAAT GGATGCCCTCCCGCCAGAGCCCGAGAGGGTCTACAGCTGCAGCTACGACTTCATAGCCAGGAACAGCAGCGAGCTTTCGGTGCAGCAGGGGGAGACGCTTGAG GTGATTGAGTCATCCAAGCGCTGGTGGAAGTGTCGTAATCGGTTCAACCAGATTGGCTTCGTCCCTTTCAACATCCTGGAACCCATGGCTCACATAGACAGCCCTCACACGCACAAACCGCCCAAT TCTCCGGTTCCACCTCACCTCGTCAAGACTTTCGGAGGAGTCCCGCCCAGCCCACCGGCTCTGCCCCAGGCTCACCCCCAAAGTCTGGCCCGCGCCCCTTCCCACTCCCCACAGCGTCCACGCAGCTTACCGCCCTACAGCCAGCACATGACAGCCGCAGAGGACTCAGACAAAG TCATGCTGGTGAATGACGAGCTGCTCCAGAGGCTCACCAACGGAAAGACCAACCTGAACAAACCCCTGGTCATCCCCCGCTCCGCAGAGACCACCGTCCCCCTGGACTACCACTCCCCTCCAGACGAAGTGGCCGAGTGGCTCCGGGGGAAAGGCTTCAGCGAACC GACGGTGTCGTGTTTGGGAGTGCTCACGGGCGCCCAGCTCTTCTCCCTCAACAAGGAGGAGCTGCGATCCGTGATTCCAGATGAGGGTGCCAGAGTGTACAGCCAGCTCACCGTGCAGAAGGCTCTGCTGGAG GACGCCAGAAGGGCCACAGAGTTGGAGGCGGTcatggagaaacagaaaatgaaggtGGACCTGAAACTGGAGAGCAGCACATTGTGA